In a single window of the Cydia pomonella isolate Wapato2018A chromosome 2, ilCydPomo1, whole genome shotgun sequence genome:
- the LOC133532859 gene encoding uncharacterized protein LOC133532859, with product MKTKIFVIFAIILFAHAADVKEKEDTIEPEQNKDKRQTQEEALPAHLIYRTARKQEQVAPVEEPQDDDRGLSRSATEEYRPGQVFSLNAQELLELQPERKAPITSGQQLQQLYSEPQPQHKENLQQFYYVEPQTARQVSLHPSHAVIARPHYSANGGEASVGAALSVSDSGSNPSSFDRELLALLGQPVGQDQPSYAQQQIQQVSTQSVAPQYQQVDRYISKPSKKPTKLRSKVQITPPQASAAPQQYLIETTNVQQQQPQQQQLQYRPAPQPQAQRTVQALRYTPIQPTPAAAQQVYYQNPEPQGLKIVPAPKLQQPRAQLNYRFVPQYQQAEATPKQYRIVEAPRLQAARQEPQRISASSIERPVTYLKRFPEPEKLRAVKYYEQPASEEVRASPQPAQVIGEQYYLRPMYRGTEQRPRYDLQSLGLEQARVEPTKPPHSAIYVSKNLAPKKPLRQQPALRIDQPVKLEPQQYRQEVHQYRAEQPSRAEQVNIEQHGQSLDDQRARLPPPRNNKAYTPEEFQALVAAGYAVTPIPVGSSGQQAQSRSSVEPAPAPAPSGRRPLYSRRHQYLPLRSDEAP from the exons CAATAATCCTCTTCGCTCACGCAGCTGATGTGAAAGAAAAGGAAGATACGATAGAGCCTGAACAAAACAAGGACAAACGGCAAACGCAAGAAGAGGCTCTACCGGCTCACCTCATTTACAGGACGGCTAGAAAACAG gaacaAGTGGCACCTGTAGAAGAGCCCCAAGATGATGACAGAGGACTCAG CCGCTCTGCCACCGAGGAATACCGGCCAGGCCAAGTCTTCTCTCTCAACGCCCAAGAGCTGCTGGAGTTACAGCCGGAGAGAAAAGCACCAATCACCAGCGGACAGCAGCTGCAGCAGCTGTACAGTGAGCCACAGCCGCAGCACAAGGAGAATCTGCAGCAGTTCTATTATGTGGAGCCGCAGACTGCGCGACAG gtGTCTCTTCACCCATCCCATGCCGTGATTGCTCGCCCCCACTATTCTGCCAACGGCGGAGAAGCATCAGTCGGCGCTGCTTTGTCAGTCAGCGACTCCGGTTCCAATCCCAGCTCTTTCGACCGAGAGCTCCTGGCGCTACTAGGGCAGCCTGTAGGACAAGACCAGCCATCCTATGCACAACAACAGATTCAACAGGTCTCCACGCAGAGCGTTGCACCTCAATATCAACAG GTGGACAGGTACATCTCTAAGCCAAGCAAAAAACCGACTAAACTCCGTTCTAAGGTCCAAATCACTCCACCGCAGGCTTCAGCTGCCCCGCAGCAGTACTTAATAGAGACGACCAATGTGCAGCAACAACAACCTCAGCAACAACAACTGCAGTACAGACCCGCTCCACAGCCTCAAGCCCAACGAACTGTACAAGCTCTACGCTACACTCCGATTCAGCCAACACCGGCTGCCGCTCAACAAGTTTATTACCAAAACCCAGAACCCCAAGGTCTTAAGATTGTACCAGCGCCCAAATTGCAACAGCCACGCGCTCAACTCAATTACCGATTTGTTCCTCAATATCAACAAGCTGAAGCAACTCCCAAGCAATACAGGATAGTCGAAGCTCCGAGACTTCAGGCTGCCAGACAAGAACCTCAAAGAATCTCTGCCTCCAGCATTGAAAGGCCAGTCACTTATCTAAAAAGGTTCCCTGAACCTGAGAAATTACGTGCCGTCAAGTACTACGAACAGCCTGCTTCAGAAGAAGTGCGTGCTTCTCCTCAACCAGCTCAAGTTATTGGCGAACAATATTACCTTCGACCTATGTATAGAGGAACAGAACAACGTCCACGTTATGATTTGCAATCTTTAGGTTTAGAACAAGCCCGAGTTGAGCCCACGAAACCACCCCACTCCGCCATATATGTTAGTAAAAACTTGGCACCGAAGAAACCTCTCAGGCAACAACCAGCCCTAAGGATTGACCAGCCTGTCAAACTCGAGCCGCAACAGTACAGACAAGAAGTACATCAGTACAGAGCAGAGCAACCCAGCAGGGCTGAACAAGTAAATATTGAGCAACACGGACAGAGTCTTGACGACCAGCGGGCTCGTTTGCCTCCCCCCAGAAATAACAAAGCATATACTCCTGAGGAGTTCCAAGCCTTAGTCGCTGCAGGGTATGCCGTTACCCCAATTCCTGTAGGTTCTTCTGGCCAGCAGGCTCAATCTCGATCATCTGTGGAGCCAGCGCCGGCACCAGCACCAAGTGGCCGTCGACCACTGTACAGCAGACGTCACCAGTACCTACCCTTACGATCAGACGAAGCACCTTAA